ATGTGTCCAAGGAATGATCTCGACTTTCGGAGTTAATCACTGACAACTAATTGAATGTTTTTATTGACAATAAATGAATTTTTACCGGCGAAATTATCCATATTAGTTTGAACTGTCTCCAAAATTTTGTTGAGGATATTTGCCGGGCCTTGGCATCCTCTTTCCAGTTCAAGGTGTTGTTTAGCCGTACGGAAAAAAACTTCAATGTCCCAACGCCGACCGTAAATCCGTACTATTTCC
The Desulfoplanes formicivorans DNA segment above includes these coding regions:
- a CDS encoding transposase; the protein is EIVRIYGRRWDIEVFFRTAKQHLELERGCQGPANILNKILETVQTNMDNFAGKNSFIVNKNIQLVVSD